Genomic window (Pyrus communis chromosome 13, drPyrComm1.1, whole genome shotgun sequence):
TTACTTtggtcaaattaattaattaatacggCTAGAGGATGGTTTTGTGTTTAGTCGGCTCTTAAATATGATGTGTGTTGTGAATTGCGATATCATGAtgagacataatgatttatatgttggatgcgagagaaatcatgttttcatgGGGATTGGTTATGTAGCCTGAGTCCAGGAATTATATGTTGTCAGGTTATATTGAATGATTGAGCAATACTAAGCTTTTTTGCTTGAACTTAGTAGACTAAACGTCTGATTTTGTGAtagtgaactacgaatgacttgatccctattgagggtacataggcagtctaacgaggaggttagatgcagccataagataaacgaaaaatttctttgcaatttgattCTCGAATTGTGATTTGCCATATTCCTGAGACGGGGAGTGGAATAAACGTCTGATTTTGTGATAGTGAACTACGAATAGCTTGATCCTTATTGAGAGTATGAAgacagtctaacgaggaggttataTGCAGCCATAAGGTAAACGAAAaatttctttgcaatttgattCTCGAATTGTGATTTGCCATATTCCTGAGACGGGGAATGTGAGATATACAAGTAATTGGGTGACGTCACGTATCGATCCTGGATGTATGTTGGGATTGGAGCGTGACAAAAGCTAATGCGACGAAATGGGTGGAGATGGAAGATACGACCATAGATGAAGTGGGTTGGAGCTGAATCTGGGTGAAGATTAAGCAATGGGGTTTCTAGGGCTCGGGAAGATGCCCATTTGCAATTAAAGGTGAAttcctttggttttttttagggtttagaaGTGGAAGAAAGCAGAGGAGAAGGGTAAAGAATATGAAGGGTCAGCAGCGACGACGAGTACTGAGAGGTGGACGACGACGGAGGATTGCTGATGAATCTCAAGTCGTTGTGCTTGAAGACGGGTTCTGGAGGTTCGTGACGGCGAAGAAGAAGGAATTGGAGGCTCTGAGGTAGCAGATGCCTCTGGCTTTGGGTGATTGTGTCGATCTGGCAAAGTTCGTGATGGACGCGATATCGGAGGTGTTTTTGGTGGACAATAGAGTAGAGAGGAGCGATATGGGGTGTGCAAAGGAGAGGGGTTGCAGAGGAAAGAATGGGAGGGAGGGGTTGGGGGGAGGTAGAAGACGatgtatgtgttttttttttgtttttttttatttttagatttttaaatttcacATGGACgctttaatgacacgtggcctCCAGTTATTATCCACATGGACActacgtcatcagttaacggcagAGTTAACAGTTtgattaacggatgtatgagattgtcccaaaatttacactttaggtatgactttgggatgaaaaaaatttgatctactaaatgttgaaaaccatgaaacatGAGGATAGTAAACAGATATTTACCCAAAGAAATACTATAATTAATAACAGTAAGATTTAACCCCTAATTGAACTGAAagttaacatatatatatatatatatatttttttttttttgaaattaaattttaaaaaattgatgaCCCTTGGattggttgagatttaatctcggCAGTCCAATGATTTTCTGTGCCCTAAATCAAACTTTCTCTCATTCTCAAAGGCTCAAATCAAAGCAGTTGCcctttctctatctctctctctctctctctcgctaaACTCTCGAAATTCGGTCTCGAACCTCAACTATGGCCAACCATGAGTACACAACCACCCATTCTAGTCTCCCTTCACCACACCATTGTCACCACATATGACCTAGTAACCCATCACCAGTCGATCTGCTAGTTTTGTCTCCGATTCTCTCTCTGGATTGAGCGAATCTTGAGTCTTAATTGAGGTAATTGTTGATTCTTTCAAATTACTTTCAAAATATAGGGTTTTACTTCGAAATAATTTTCGAATTAAGATTGGTTTCGTTTTTTCAATTTGGGGTTTGTGAAAATtggagtttttttgttttaaatgagTTTtcgaagtaatatttatgtgacaatgttgTATGTCTagatttagaagaaaaaaaaaaaatcttaatagGTCATAACGAGTTAAGTCATTTTACATGTTAGGTAAAATAACCCGACCTATTAAGAACCCATTAAGATAACATGTGTTACATAAAAGTAACACAAACATGACAAACACGACTCGTTTGCTAGATCTAGATATACATGTTGTTTgcgagaaatttttccaagtgccgggaacaccatgacacatggtgttccctcacacattaggatttgacatcttggatatccttcaattttatatttcaataaataaataaaactaaatcctaATGTGTGAGGGAATGGTGTTCCCGGCACTTGAAAAAATTTCTCGTTGTTTGCAAGTACTGGCCTCTATTTATTACCATAATGAAGTCCAATCTCACTCGTTGGTACCTATAATCTCCTGCTTTTGGAAACTTAACACTGTTTGATTAGACGTGAAGTAAACGTTATGTGCCACATagagatcgagagagagagggggcctTGTTGCCAGCTGTTTTTACGAGTTTTGTCCTTATTTATAAGAGGAAGTTATGTTGGAAGCTTGGGTAGCAAAGCGCAACGCATGGCTAAAGTGGCGGCACCACCATACTCTAGCAAAACCCCCCACAACACCACCACACTCACACACAGTAGAGAGAGAGCTAGCGTGGGTTGTATTTAAGGCTATtttgtgtgagagagagagagggagagagctaGCGTGGGTTGTATTTAATGCTATTTTCCTTTTGGGGTTTTGTGCGTTTGGACATTGAGGAGGAAGGCAGTGAGAGAAAAgctgtttatttaaaaaaaaaaaatttcaatttttgaatttgatttcaTATCATGGGACAAAGAAATGGGTTTGCTGAGAAGGGAGCAGCAGCAGAAACAGAGTGGCTGGGTTTGATGATGCAAAAATCCCAGCAAACCCAACAAACCCAGCAATCATTTCCTCGGAAGAAAACGATGATGGTGAtgcatcaccatcatcatcatcatgatCCTCTGCTTGCCAGTGCAGGAAGAGAAGCTTGTGGGGTTTGGGATAACAGTCCTGCTTCTGGTGGTGGACTTTTGTTTTGCAACACAAGCAATCCAGTCTCGAGTTGTCCGACTGATTTATATCCTGTCGGTTCTGATTTTGTCCTCCCAAAGTCTCTGCAGCACCATCTACCTTGCTCTGATCACAGCCTGGCTTTCAGTTCCACAGGTAGAGTTCCCACCTTTTTTTCTTCACGAAAACAACAAAGATTCCAACTTTAACGAACAGTTTAgtaattttcttgtttattttttaatttttcctgttgggttttataaattttgaatttgaatagGTGGAATGGTGAATGCGAATGTGAGAGTTCCTTTTACATCAGCTCAAATGGAAGAGCTTGAGAGACAGACAATGATTTACAAGTACATGGACTCTTCCCCTGCCCCTCCCCAATTACTTTTACCAATTTCCAAGTTCCCAAATTGTAAATATTTCTGctttttttgtttatctttttaAATCTTTCTACAATACACTGCAGTATTGCTTACTTCGGCACTTACAGCCGTTACATTCAACCCGTAGGTTGGATCTAACGGCTCTAAGTTCCCGAGAACTCCGATATATTGCAGACAGACCCCCATCGTTTGGTCATTTTAATTCCTTGTCTTAAAAAAACTTCCtttgttgtttggttttttgtttagTGGTGAAAGGTTCACTGGAGTTGGGGATTTCTGGGAGCTCAGATCCGGAGCCATGGAGGTGCAAAAGAACAGATGGAAAAAAATGGAGGTGTTCCCGAGATGTAGCTTTTGATCAGAAGTATTGTGAGAGACATGCTCACAAGACCAGGAACCGTTCAAGAAAGCCTGTGGAttcccaaaccctaaaccccaacCTCCTcaccaccaacaacaacaacatgaGAAGTCCTAGGTCTAATTTTTTCAGACAAAACCAAATCAGCAGCCAGACAACTCCATTTTCTTGCAACGTGGTTCCTAGTACTGCTGCTGGTGGATCACATGTCCAGCCCAGGTGGGTTTGGTTTTGGGTTAGGTTAGGTTTGGGTTCAATTTTGTATGCTCTGAAACATAGGACCCAAACCCATCAAGTTCTGTTGCTTTGTTCTTAATTATTGCCTCTGAATTTGCCAATTAGAGAAAATTACCTATAACAGAATGTCAATATAGCAGTATGTCAAGCCAATCAGTCACTGCGATGCGTTTTTAACGTTTTCACTTGGCATAACATAATTGGCTTGTGATACAATCACAGTAGCATCTCATGTTAGGGAAGATGGTTCTAAAGAAACTTACAACAGTAGGCCATTGTAGCGGTGCaatgtgttttaacttttgCAAGTGACCCTGGACCATAGTGATAGAAAGGTGTTGAGTCCTTGCATGACAGCGTGGTTCGAACtttggctaatctaacatctaacaaaatctatcatttgaccaaaaaaaaaaaaatgtttttatttttttacttggCATTGCAAGAATGAATTGTGATATTGATATTGTAATAATGGCATCCCGTTGCATAAGTTCTCATGTGATTTGGTTCTTTCATGGATGTTTCCATTGTTTTGTGTAATAAATGTTGTTTTTTGTCCTTGACCATGGAAGGTCCTCGGCATGGTTCATGAATGGGGAAGCCCCAGCTGTGGGTGGTTCAAACCAAGAGTGGGAACAAATGATGCCATCCAAGATGGGCCTAAAGAGGAGCAGCAGCAGCTGCCCCTACACCAAGCCTACTAACACAGATGTGGATATTCCGAAGCAGCAAACTGAAAGCTCACTAAATTTGCACACAGATTGCACGGGTGAAATCCAAGGCCAGCAAACTCAACAGACAAGGCATTTCATCGATGCATGGTCCAAGTCAGCATCagcagagagagaagaagatagGGTCTTTGTTTCTTCAAACCAGAAGCTTCCCCTTTCATCTCTCACTCTATCAATGTGTGGTGGGAAAGGAAgcaatgaagagagagagagtacccaAATGGGGCTTGGAGTTTTGGGGGCAGAGAGGGAAAGTGTTGGGGATTTGAAGTCTCAGTGGACGAACCCAATGTCTTGGATGATGGGGTCACCACCTGGTGGACCATTGGCTGAAGCTTTGTGCCTTGGCATTGCTGGTGGTTCTAATGGCAGCGACAGTGGCTCCACCAGCTATAGGAGCTCACGTGGAGATGGTAGGCAagaatatgatttgattaactaAATGTTTGATTCGAGGAGGGGCAGTGGTGGTTTGTTTTCACCTAAATGTTTGAAGTTTTATCTTTTGTGTCTTTTGACTTTTGAAGTAGATCAAGAATGGGGAAAATAATTGCTGTTTTAGTTGATTTTGTTGCATGCATACTGCGCCATTATGTTCCAGATTTTAGAACCacctaaaaagaaaattttgaattgttaaGTTAAATTACTTGCAAGTGTACAAGCGAATATGTAAGAACGAGACCGTACTAATTAAATTTCACTCAATCTAGGATTTCAAGATCAGGGGATCTCAACATAAaggttaaaaagaaaatattagacTAATTTGATTCCATATCACTATTTTCTATtgaatttggttcattgaataaattaagattaatctcaaaggtaataaaatcaacaaattttCCTCAGCAACATAACGCAATTAGTGACTCTACAAAGATAAAATTTGTTattgtaacatatatattattaattggGAGTTGGGACTAGAGTTTaggattaaaaaacttaaatgaatttggaagaaataaaattaggcaACTAAAGGCCGTAGAACATCAAATTGTGGTGGGGAATAGGGTAACTTGGGTTTAAAGTTGGAAGGTTGCGACGATTGAGGCTAGGAgttcttaaatataatttggAGATACTAGAAAAGACCGAAGTTATCGGGCTTTGTAGAGAAAACAgagatattttagtttttaaaatttttatgatAACTTGGCTTAAAAACGTTGCCATTTTGGCTAGgtctttttaaacaaaaattaaaaacctctTCTTCTTATTTGTTATAAGCACTGCTGCCTCCACATACATGGAGGCAACAAGGCACTCCACTACACCTGCCCAAATTGTTGGAGGGTCCCGAAAGTCGATTACAAGTGTTTCTTCAGGCTTCTGAAGGTCCCGGGCCCCCCCGGGTCCCTATATAGATCCGCTGGCAATTTGTTCAACCTGATCTCATACCCTGCTCAGATGTAAGAGATAATGGCAACACCCATGATGCAGATTGCAGAAGCCCTAAACCTCATATTCTACCAAACTTATTCAGCCTTGAAAAACACTTGGTGCTGAAGAATTGCCCAAACTAAACAAGCTAACTCATTGCAAACCAAGCGCAATTCGGAAAAATTAAGTATTGAACTTACACGGTTTGTCTCGAATTAGGTTATATCCACGaacgatgatgatgatgatccgATATCGCTTACAACAATAACTATCTGCTTCTTGCTCACATTATTCAGTTGAACTCAGCTTACAAATTCTCAGAATCTTCCAAAACTTGTGACTCTTTAAAACTAGGGTGAAAAAGAGACGAAGGAACTATGTATAAAGAACGTTGTTAGGGAAATTAGATGGATGAGAGGCCAGCCTCTCTGCCTACCTGCATCTACGTGCTGTGTTGGCCTTGGCCAGCCTTGATAAGTACTATTTTGTACACCACAACATGCTTGAATACTCAATTCAAATCTCCCACATTTTCTCTTCCTGAACCCAAAATTCCAAGATCCATTCGGGTATTTTTCCCTTTATTAATTGGTTTCTATCCCATAGAAGAGTAAGGGATTGCATCCTACATCGATAGagaaaaaatctcattttttacccccataaaaatgaaaacagaGAGAAAACTCTGCTCCAACCAAACTAATCACAAAGTTTTCATTCCCAGTTCCAAATCAAATAACAAATGAAAGGTGATGCTATCTacacttttctttttaactCCCATGCACACCagattaatttttgtcatttaatttttttcaattcatttgatccgaaggctgaaaattgagaagagtgtgtggaagataaaaaaaggtgtgtgaacCTCCAATGAAAAACTAGTTTCACTTTCGTAAGCACTTATCTCATTTTAACTCTCTTAGATCATCTCCAATGCAAGGACTCAAATCTTATATTTGAGTCCAAATGTAAGGTGAACATCTCCCTTGCACATGAGAATTAAAATTCATATTTGGGGTTTGAGTCAAAGTGAGATCCAAAATTGAGTTCCAATATGAGATTTTGAGTCTAATGTTAAAATACCGATGTCAACTAGAAAAAATGTTATTCAACgaagaaaaatgatgaattttgAGTCTAGTGTTTTCTTCTCCAAAGTAAAAACTCGTATCTTTAAGACTCAATTggagaagaaaaccaaaatacaTAAATTCACCACTTATTTGGGACCCAAATTGAAAATATGGGTTTAAAATTTGAGTCTTTGCATTGAAAATGCTCTCAGATCAGTGGTTgaacatggagaaatatctccCCCTATGCTATCGGTGTACGACAGCGAGTTCTCCCTCCCATAGTAGCCATTATTTTGTACACTCTTGAAGCTAGGACTTCTCAAGTTATGGCTAAAGCTACTATAACCAATGCCAACACAATTATGTGGTTGTGGCTCAGCCGGGACAGGGTACGAAAGGCGTTTCTTGGCTGAACCGCCGCCTCTTTCTCTCTCGGGTGTCGAAGGCCTTGTTCTAGGTGCACTAAGAGATTGAGCCTTGGCTTTTGCGGATTCAGTAGCAGCCATGTAATTTGGTGTTCCAGAACGGCACATTGTACCCTTGAAGCCGCAATAAGCATTGAAGCCTGATAGGCTTGGTGTGTGTGCAGCTGATGAGCAATAGTATTTTTCCTCTTTTGGGCATCTTGGACTCGCCGACCGCACTTTCAGAGTTTTTGGTTTTGAAGGAGAGGGTGTTGCGGGCGAGAGATGATCCATGTTCTGTGATTTGTGTAGGGGTGAAGCTGAAGCAATGGCGTAGGAGGCTGGTTGTTTTTGATGTTGCGAATGCGAAATTCGAACATTTGGAGACGTGTATAAGGAAGGCCTGGAATTCGTGTCGATTTCAACTGTTTTTACGGAGTCCCTTTGGTCAATTGAAGCTCGGCTGCTGTTTTCGAATTGCTTTGTGGCCATCCATCTTTCTAGCCATCTTGTTCTCTCTTCTATCTCTGCATCACCCCCTGCAGACAGGTTCCTCCCAGGCCTCCATATCTTCAATTAGGCATCAAAGTATTAAAGACATTAGCTTGTTTGACAGAAACTTATATTCACATGACGGTATCCTAAACCAATCACTAACTTTTTGACATGGCATTGTACGATGAGATTGGGATACCGCCATTGTGCCATCTAGATTCACGAAATATTTCTTCTAAAATAAGCACAACAGTATTAAAAGAACCATATATTAGAGAGTGAGGGAAAACTTGATCAACCTGATGAGAGAAAGCATAAGCAAGAGCCTTTTCGCGCTTTAAAGCAGCTTCCTTTCGACTCTGCAGTATGGGTTCAAGCCCATCGTCCCAATAGTCCTCACCACTAAGAATTTTCTCTCTAGACTGTTTGACGCAGCGGAATATAAGAACGAGGAATTAGACAAGCATCTAACGCCAAGAAAAGAACACCGGGAAACTACTAACTGTAACTGAGAAAACCCTCAAGTTTTAGTTCATAACTTCATATCAAGCAAAAGTACGAAAATAAGAAGCATAAATGCGAAAGCCACTTACTACGATGAATAAATTCatgttatatattattttgcTAGAAAGTGAAGAAATAGCAGCAGCTGCTTACTATTGACTTCCTGTCACGAATATCCTGAATTCTGGATTCCCATAAGTGAAGGCCTGTTTCAGCAAACATGGAGTTTCGACCAGCATCATGCGAAAGCCTTGATCTCTCGTTGTGAACCTGATCTTGTACTCGAACCAGAGCTTGCATGCATTTCAATGCCAGCTTTGCTCGCTTCCGAACGTTATGACCTCTCACTAAAGCTTGAAGCTTTACCAGGCCCTTAAGTGCAAGTAGAGCTCTCCTTGCCTTCAGTCAAAAACCACATTTGCATTTGCAATatgtcaaaaaaattcaaaataacaacCGTAGCGCTTTTGCAATATGTGCACATTTGCATTCACATATATGTAAGTAATTGCATTTATTGTGctctatttttgtgttttaggaCTGGTTTGGGACTGGTTTGATAGAAATCACTTTTGTTCATAGCGCTTTTGCTAGATGTCCtatgttgaaatttttattgaaaagcCAAATGCGTCTTAAAAATTACTTGGGAGTTCATCCCGAAGAAACAGTTTTTAACCTTTTCTACTCAACACAGTCAAAAGTTACTTACCAAGTAACCTCTGGATGCTGTTTGAATGAGTGTAGCAGCATAGTGTTCTCTAGCAAAGTTATTCGGTCTAGTGAGCCGAACATTTTCTTCTGCCGCTTGGGCAGTAGCCACTGCTGCTTCGGCTGCAGCTGCAGTTGCTGCGGCCACAGCAATTGCGTGCCTCTGCTCAGCGTCCAAAACAGGATTCACAGGTGCGGTTGCACCTACAGTCTATACAAATGATATGTTTTCTGTATTACATTTCTTGTAATAATAGTCAGatgttttatatacatcttacacagACACACATGCAATAAACTAAAGACACATGCTTGCTGCCCATGCTGCTGTCAGGAATATTAAACTAAAGACACATGCTTGCTGCCCATGCTACTGTCAGGAATATTGCAGCCACGTGCCCATGCTGCAACACATCAGAGCACATGAGGTCTGCTGTCCAGGTTGTATTCCAATTGTGCAGTTGGTGGAGCAGCAGTTGATGGAGCAGATTCGGCAGTTGGTGGAGCAGCAGTTGATGGAGCTGGTGGAGCAGCAGTTGATGGAGCAGATTCCTTAACACGCCCCCGCAAGACGATGGCACCATCGGAGACACCGATCTTGGAACGAAGGAGATGGAAACGTGGACGTGGCAAGGATTTGGTTAGAGCGTCTGCAAGCTGATCAGTAGTGGAGACATGAGAGACTTGAAGAAGACCACGAGTGACACGATCCCGTACAAACTGAAAATCAATATCGATATGCTTCATACGGGAATGGAGAACCGGATTAGCACAATAGAACATGGCTCCAATGTTATCACAAGAAACAGCCGGTGTTGTGGGGAGAGAAATGCCAAGTTCACGCAGTAAGGACTGAATCCATATGAGTTCAGCAGTGGTGGCAGCAATGGCCCGATATTCGGCTTCGGTAGAGGAGCGAGAGACAGACCGCTGCTTTCGGGAGCTCCAAGAGATGAGATTGCCACCAAGATAGACAACATAGCCAGTCGTAGATTTGCGATCATCACGATCAccagcccagtcagcatcggaAAAGGCATAGAGACGATGAGAGGGGCGACGACAAAGATGAAGGCCAAAGGAAATGGTACCCTTCAGGTAGCGGAGAAGACGCTTGAGTGCCTGCCAGTGAGTCTCGGAAGGAGAATGCATGAATTGAGAGAGCTTATTGACTGTGAAGGAGATGTCAGGGCGTGTAAGACTGAGATATTGAAGTCCACCAACAAGACGACGGTAGGGAGTGGGATCCGTTGGGGAGGAGCCATCATGGAGCATGAGTGAGTGAGTGGTGGAGAGAGGCGTACTGACAGCCTTTGCACCATCCATCTTGGCATTGACAAGAAGATCATGAATGTACTTGTGCTGAGAGAGAAATAGGCCAGTGGCTGTGGGAAGGACTTCAACACCAAGAAAGTAATGTAAGGAGCCCAGGTCCTTGACGGAGAACCGAGTTGCCAACAGGTGAATGAACTTTGCTATAAGTGAGGAATCGTTTCCTGTAATAagaagatcatcaacataaaccaaaaaataaattacagcAGTCCCTTTATTCAAGAGAAAGAGTGAGGCATCAGAGATGGCATTGACAAAGCCATGGGAGAGCAGAAATGAGTGTAATTCCTTGTACCATGCCCTGGGAGCCTGTTTGAGGCCATAGAGGGCTTTCCTCAATTTACACACATGAGATGGATGATTGGAGTCAACAAAACCAGGTGGTTGGACCATATAGACATTTTCACGGAGTGTGCCATGAAGGAAAGCATTGTTGACGTCCAACTGACGAATTGGCCACTTATGAGTCACGGCAAGATGCAAAACAATGCGTATGGTAGTAGGTTTGATCACCGGACTGAAAGTATCTGAAAAATCAATACCAGGACGTTGGTGAAAACCCTTGGCAACTAAGCGTGCCTTGTACCTGTCAATATTGCCATCAGGATGCCGTTTGATACgaaacacccacttacaaccaataaGATTTTGAGAGGGAAGGGAAGGAACGAGCTCCCATGTACCATTGCGAATTAACGCATTGAACTCATTGGACATTGCTTGTCGCCAAAGGGGATCCTTGACAGCCTGAGAGACACATGTCGGTTCAACTGAGGAGAGAATGAGATGTTTAGTAGCAGTCATAGCATACCGAGGATTGGGTTTGTGGATACCGACTTTGGCACGGGTGATCATGGAATGATTGGGGAGCACAGGAGGTACGGGGGGGTTGGGGGAGGTTGGGTTAGAGGATGGAAAGGTGACAACAGTCCTATGAGGGTTTCTAGTGTATGTACGAACGGGGTTGTTGGGGGGAGGTGGCTGGACGTGATCAGTTTGggttggagaatgtggtggggTGAATATAGGTGCAGCGGATGGTGACGGTTCTGGGACAGGGGCAGattctgatgatgatgatgatgtgacGTGTGGTGGCAGCGAAGAAGAAACAGCCGACTCAACAGGCCTGGTGGGTAAGTGGACGGGAACATGAGTAActggagaaagagaagagaccCAAGTGTGAGAGTTATCAACCGTGACATGGGGAGTGGAGGAAGGGAGGTTAGCAAGAGGAAAAGTGGACTCATCGAATTGAACATGCCGAGAGATAAAAATTTTGTGGGAGGAAAGATCAAGACACTGAAATGCACTTTGATTAGATGAGTAACCAAGGAAGAGGCATGGGCGGGAACGAGGGAGTAATTTATTGGAATTGTAAGGACGTAACCAAGGAAAACACAAGCACCC
Coding sequences:
- the LOC137713647 gene encoding protein IQ-DOMAIN 17-like, which encodes MGKKSGTSWLTIVKRAFRPPTKDYDQQKSSRRRVEHEPEDEEKKREKRRWLFRKPTVHVQQCEARTVTTVGATAPVNPVLDAEQRHAIAVAAATAAAAEAAVATAQAAEENVRLTRPNNFAREHYAATLIQTASRGYLARRALLALKGLVKLQALVRGHNVRKRAKLALKCMQALVRVQDQVHNERSRLSHDAGRNSMFAETGLHLWESRIQDIRDRKSISREKILSGEDYWDDGLEPILQSRKEAALKREKALAYAFSHQIWRPGRNLSAGGDAEIEERTRWLERWMATKQFENSSRASIDQRDSVKTVEIDTNSRPSLYTSPNVRISHSQHQKQPASYAIASASPLHKSQNMDHLSPATPSPSKPKTLKVRSASPRCPKEEKYYCSSAAHTPSLSGFNAYCGFKGTMCRSGTPNYMAATESAKAKAQSLSAPRTRPSTPERERGGGSAKKRLSYPVPAEPQPHNCVGIGYSSFSHNLRSPSFKSVQNNGYYGRENSLSYTDSIGGDISPCSTTDLRAFSMQRLKF
- the LOC137713954 gene encoding growth-regulating factor 8-like, coding for MGQRNGFAEKGAAAETEWLGLMMQKSQQTQQTQQSFPRKKTMMVMHHHHHHHDPLLASAGREACGVWDNSPASGGGLLFCNTSNPVSSCPTDLYPVGSDFVLPKSLQHHLPCSDHSLAFSSTGGMVNANVRVPFTSAQMEELERQTMIYKYMDSSPAPPQLLLPISKFPNLVKGSLELGISGSSDPEPWRCKRTDGKKWRCSRDVAFDQKYCERHAHKTRNRSRKPVDSQTLNPNLLTTNNNNMRSPRSNFFRQNQISSQTTPFSCNVVPSTAAGGSHVQPRSSAWFMNGEAPAVGGSNQEWEQMMPSKMGLKRSSSSCPYTKPTNTDVDIPKQQTESSLNLHTDCTGEIQGQQTQQTRHFIDAWSKSASAEREEDRVFVSSNQKLPLSSLTLSMCGGKGSNEERESTQMGLGVLGAERESVGDLKSQWTNPMSWMMGSPPGGPLAEALCLGIAGGSNGSDSGSTSYRSSRGDGRQEYDLIN